The region ACGATCTCGTAGCATAGTCTTTGGTCTCCTTTGGTTCACCTCCGACTATTCTACTCAATCGACACTTTTGCACCAGAAACTAGCTAACGGTCAATATAGTTAACGGAATATTATCAAGATATTTACTGCACTTTCGGCAAATCTGACAAGGTAGGCAAAGGAGGCAATTCCGACAGGTCAAGCACAGTAGCGCCTGCTGGAACCGTGAAGGCGAATTGGGCCGGGTCAATGGGTTGGTCTTGGGCGATGTCGCCCTTTAACACGGCAAAACCGCTGGCGGTAAAGGTGCCCCGCTCAATGTTCATTTCAATTCGTTGCGGTAGATAAGTTTCCTGGTCAATCCAGAAAATGGCAGTGACCCCCTCTAAATCCAATTCAGGGTCGGCCGGCTGGCCATAAGTGACCTGCACCTTGTAGGTATCCCGGCCATTGACCTGTTCGGCCCCCAGGTTGACCGCCTCGGTATCATCAAAGCCCCGGTCTATAATCTTTTCGCCAAAAGTGACAATTTCGCGCAATTCGGGTTGGTC is a window of Anaerolineae bacterium DNA encoding:
- a CDS encoding outer membrane lipoprotein carrier protein LolA, with product MMRQIMMWISLLLLIVGVAACGDQQTPPPQEGPPGDELVAKMKEAVKAVNSAHFTVQFQVASARGPVKGEVEFWGERPDKMRAEVSGEQPSIDGLIAVTDSQKGWAYNPREKLVLVADTSQYKSQLRDQPELREIVTFGEKIIDRGFDDTEAVNLGAEQVNGRDTYKVQVTYGQPADPELDLEGVTAIFWIDQETYLPQRIEMNIERGTFTASGFAVLKGDIAQDQPIDPAQFAFTVPAGATVLDLSELPPLPTLSDLPKVQ